TGCAACCCACCCTAGATGGCCACCCTTGGGCGTCACTATCAGCAAACAATTCGGATTTACCTGGGACAAGCAATACACTTCATCAAAATGGATAAAGAGAGTGCATGATGTACTTATTTCAATCCATTCTATAGGGGAATGTCCAATTAATTAGGAAAGAGCCATATGAAAGGAACTTTAGATTGCCACCACAGTGACAAATATGGGAAAAATAAGCTATTCAGAAGGTAATATAATGATACAGGATAAGCAAATATGTGTTTCACGACTTGAGAATAGAAAGCACCCTGCATGTACCTTGATAGCGTCACGAGGAATTCCACTAGCAGGAGCAATTGGATCATTGGCAGCCTACAAGAGAATGAGATGTCTTTAGTTAGCCCAACTGATACAATATATATGCTAACCATAAAccacataaaaatatttcacaAGAATGAAAATTCTCACTTTCAAAGACAAAAGTAGTTAATATATATCAAATCATGAAATGAACATTTACTTGAGCTTCACTTAATCTCAAAATTATcacttgtattttatttttaaatcatattttctaatttattatGATATTTCAGAATACTCGTATTTTGAATGAACAGCATCTTGAAGCCAGAACATTTGATGAATTTCAATATCTTGGACCACCTATTTGGAGAAAAGGCAGTTCTAACATTGGACCAATGCACATCCATTCTCAAAGTAATTGATATAGAGACAAGGCTACTATATTATTAAGCAGATTAATCATTCCCTCCAGATGATAAAGCTTCAACCTGAGGAACACTACCAGACTTAAAGGTGGTTCACCAACCCTAttatctttaaatattttatacagCCAGGTTTTCTATCAAAGTTTGTGTAGGAGAAACAATGTATTAAATTATCAATCACATCAATCCTTTACATAGAGACAGTTTATAAGGACAATTAGAAAAGTTCTCTCTAGAAAGTAAATTAAAATCATTCCCAGGACACTTCAAGAAATTTGGGGGAGAAAATCAATACATTTTCCTAATACGAGGTAGCTTAATAAGCccctcagaaaaaaaaaattcaccatGAGATGACAAAGCAGTTTAATCAGCAATAATTcttatgcaaaaaaaaaaaatcagtttgaGGCTCAGGAAGATGTCTACCTGGATACAGAGCAAGGGTCTGCAAACATCACTTATAGCATGTGAACTGCTTGAATTAGAATAGTAGTCATCCACCGACTTGAATCCAAATGAAACTGCCAATTCTCATAAAAGAGTGCTTAGTTTGATGGCGTATAAATACGAAACTCACcgtaaaagagaaaaataaaaaagaaggatATCGGTTCCCAACCACGTACCACGCGTTAATCCTTGATCAAAATCCCTAACAGATTTGGCGTTGGCAACCGATGGGATGTCATACTCACCATCCAACTCTTCAAAAAGAAGTGCATGCCTATACAAGCAATAGATTATGTTATTCTCTCTccctcttaaaaaaaaaaactgaaactaAAGAAATTTATCAAAGGATTACTTCTGGAAAATTCTACAGAGAGCCCTTGTAAGAGCTTTGTCATAAACAATGTTAAAGCCCTTACGGAAATCCTTATCTGCAATGACCAAATCGAAGGGATTACACAAGGACACGGCACCTGCTAGGGGACACGCTAGAGATTCCTGAAATAAACAATACAGTTGTATCAAACAGAGAGAAGTGCAGCTAAAATGAATGGAAAAGAGATCTAATACACAAGTGTTTAATTTTAAGTACCACtagaaaaagaaattaaggTATTTAAAATTGAACTCAACCTCAATAGTCCAATTATACCAAATATACAATCTAAGACACTACTCCACCATTCTTGGCCCTTTCGATTAAAATTTCTTCATAGATTAAAATGGAAAATGAATTTCTGTTAAATATAAGACCAGTCAATCCAGTTCAACAACCTCAAGCTTAGATCTTCGCTTGGCGTCAGATGCTTGAACTTATGCATAAATAAGAGAAGAAAATCATTCTAATAATGGATTGTTGGACAGGTTTAGCAAGCAATTGTATCCGTGGGTTAAACAGTTGAACAGAAATTAACAAAATGCTTTGGCAAATGGTATACACCGTATACTTTAGCATGAATCAATATAGAACAAAAATTAAGATTTTCATACGTGAACCTGCAAGTAATTGCAAGTGAGGTTCATGGGTTCAACGTTAAACCGGAAATAAGGAGGAAAAAAGATGTTTACATATTCAGTATCCTCACAACATGGAAGAAACCATAAAAAGAACCAAATAAAGAAGTGGATATTAAGGATTATATCATACCTCGCCCAAATAATTGACAAGAATGTTGGCACCAAGAGACCAACCAACAGCATAGATATGAGCATTTGGATATCTAGAGGTAACAACTGCCACTACTTCACGCATATCTCCTAGAAACGAAGCCGAATAGAACTGCATTATCAGTTTATGAAACCAGTTTAAAACGATCACAATTCACACATTTCGGTTTTTAATGGTAATCTGCAAATATCAAATTAAGTAAATTATGATGAATGTACCTGGGGAGTGGTGACTGGGCTATCTCCACAGCCTCTGCTATTAAAAACGACGACGCGCCATCCTTTGCTTCTGGCTTTAACTAACAAATGCTTGACATATGAATCCTCGCTCCCTCCGGTTAAACCTGGCTGGaaattcaagcaccaaattaaACTAATTTTCAGAATTCTCCAAATAAGTACATTAGTATTGCTATCACAAGTGCATAAAAAGCGTACGAACCAGCAAAATGAGAACAGGAGAATCAGGCGGCAACCGCCGGCTGTCTCCAACTACCCAATCGAGAGCAATGGAGCCAGAGTCCTTGGTACGGATACACTCTCGCTTGTAACGTACGTAGGGGGTGACTCGTAGGAACGAGGCGAAAATGGTCTCGAAGTGGGGGTTTTGGCCGACGAGAGGGAAGGGATTGTAGGGACGGTTTAAAGTCTTCAAGGCCGGAAGAAAAGCGACACTTCCACCGCCAATGACGTCGAGTGAAGGATGTGGAGTTTTGTCGTCGGCCATTTGGATGGTGGCAGCGCCGTTGTGGGCGGCGGGAATCAGGTGGGACGAGAGAGGAATGCGACGGAAGGGGAAGAGAGGATAAAATGCGGCGTAGGATGCTCCAGCCATATATTAGGCGAAGGCTTAGGATGGCAAACGAAAAGAGTGGCTGTGGCTGTGGCCTCCGAGTGGACAGTTGGAATGTAATTCTAATAATTGACCATCCAATTATTGGGTTTACTTTCTCtatatttatagttttattgactttttgtttttttttggtCTAAAGTTTTATTGACTTGATAGGTAGCATAGCTCGCTCTTATTtgtcaattattttaaatttatattttttttatacaaattattatcattaaaattgctaaaattttaatgtattttgtcACGGTTTCAGATTTTAGCAATCGTCTGgaaccgtgcggcacttgacttgaacaAGTCAGCCTTACGAATCACCCAATATCCTGTGAACATGAATACCCTGATTAGTCAAGGTTATATAAACGAACAACGAAACCAACAGACAGCATTCCATCAGAAGTCTCACAGTAGGCACAAAAGATAAGAACTGAATATAGAAATTCACAAAcaggctacttattttattctaggggcaaaatagtaattatacattatcatcAACGCACTTgttacaataattctcacctcccttaTAGACAGGGGATggtctacaaggagtgaagGCACAACTCAGGATATccgtaggcctacggtagcCAACTGGGCCCAGCCCCAGCTGTTggccaatgtaatacccggctagactccggtatcggaattcctaccgtccggtggaatttagatgtcggaaacctctagaagggtaaaagcatgttttcataaaatgttttcatgtattttaatggttttaagtaaaaaggattttgagttttgtatgaaaaagaccaaggagacatttccaagttcggccgccgaacattggatggttttggagggcaagttaggcttccaaaaatttcaaagattcggccgccgaacatgcatgagatgtggaggcacgttcggctgctgaaaggtagtctggcagcccctatataagagctccatggccgaaacgggtgaggttttctccccattttcggccacggtgagttcatgctctcctaagGTTGTTTCCAATGCTTTTccttccgatctttcatgttttaacaagttttatgtcGATTTGAaggtatttgagcaaaagaacaagtttttgagcttggagacccaaggagttaaatatctcccaactccaagttagatcgcctctactctcgatcttcaagaggtaagagtcgatctctagcttatgatgtgttttaaacaagttttatgcaagtttatggagtagaaatgcatgtttaggttgttttgagtttatgggtttaatgtgtgtttatgagtaatgtgggtatgtttgatgtgttgtagttggggtttaggctagtttgagacccctatgaacttgtatgcttgattgtgtatgattgggagtgttgtagaataggtttatgcatgtttgaaaggtttgggaggcgtttgtgtatgttggagctgagtttctgccactttggagaaactcaggttcggccgccgaaggaactttcggtcgccgaacccgcttgtggaggcagccttcggctgccgaagcctgtcCCCGAAAGagcactttcgtctctggagggcagtttcggccgccgaaagtgccaccgaacatgcatgagtttcgtctctgtctgggagtttcggccgtcgaaggtgccgccgaacctgcctgactttctgctctggagggactttcggccgccgaacctactgccgaaagtgccctgtccagccctcctttgcatgtttttctatgattgtttcatgatgttctagggggttttggagagtagtttagagttatattcatgtatgtttggtccctcatttgagtccacctgtgtaggttcggacccgaggaaccgaggaccccagcagtgagtcagctgctccagtgtctggtcagagctatccagaggtgagtggaataactcattacgttttaaagcaaataatggacattttagcatgattcatgcatcattaatgccatgagatatactaggttgcctgcattagaattcacgaatatattgcattgcatattttgttgttgatgtggatgaatgttggatgatccatagccctcgacctatgatgtgacgtTATGGAAtaaaagaccagtgggacccattctacgtccgctggcactatgtaagagaaagaccaggacccattctacgttctggtacattggaatgttatgttatgctatgtaagagaaagactaggacccattctacgttctggcactattggatatgtagagggctattagtgacaagttcatccttgatgtgatatgtttgtgatgtgatgcattccatgaaaacatgaaatcttaatataatattttttattattctgttcactgggctttatagctcacccctctcccttgacccccaggtttgcaggtacagggtagaccaggaagtcagcaggagtagagttatgttattgtattagttagaagtggacatgaatatgatgtaatgtattagtacagtatagaaatgtaatgtaatgatgttcttAAGGATAGAgtggtgcttgaccatagtatgttgtaatcccttcatgagtacatgatctTCTTATTGATagttatgtttaaccaaacttgatgcatgttatgtcaccccattggagcattgatgaggacttcaAGGTGGGTTAAtgttcatgattatgtatagtgcatgcacaggttgagtttggttgatggatgaaaaagaaaagtttaaaatttttatgtatgttgttgatcatgtatgggattaaacaggttcacaggatgtatgttaggcttgctacgggtcccggcggccttaagtcgatctggaccctagcgccggtagcggtccgatttccgggtcgttacagagtggtatcagagccctaggttcatgtgtttccacatgaaccatatgatgttgatgtttttagtgttgtgtactgtttttcagaaaacaggatgagagaaactcgtcgatctgcacgattgactggagtaccaccccaggatgaaggcactgatgcccgtcctcctgcattgcctaaggcaatgtcatgtagatcaagcagagaaagagtgtcaagggaccctagaaggtcttttgatgctagcagaagggggacagatagaggaggaagttcttcagatgtgagggaggttatggaagaggatcagaggagggatgggaatctggatgttagcatgtcagaagaagggacaggggagtcacagggaggcactcaggcctcggggtatggttttccaccccattatccacccttcccatagggttcagggtatccgatgggaggcacatcggattactccagctttaacccctaccctacctacatgccttatccacctttctatccaccttacccacagtacccagcttatccaccctcacccttctatcctaacccagcaaaccccacttcggggaatgctgcacccccacctccaccacctacagaaccagcagccccagttgctcaaccttctagacctagctcagccggtgggagcaaggtgaagatgacagactaccttaagctggatgctcccaaatacaagtcaggggacgatccctttgagtacctgagggtagtgaagacgataactgatgagctaggggcagatgacagcagggccattcagatggcagggttcactttaaagtgcaaaaaggcacgggaatggttcaagtgttatgtggacccaagactagacggcatgacatgggaggaatttgcaaatgagtttgctggatgggcttttccagatagttccagagaactgaagatgattgagtttgaacagctgaggcagacagaacacatgagtgtagaagagtacacggataaattcttggagctattgcctttttcagggcaagctctagatacagattcgaagaaagctaagagatatgttatgaaactgcattctaggtactcctctttgattcagtcagttgagagggaaagtttccacactgtggtggatatggctcgaaggatggaggctagtgctataattgaggggtcagtgaaggagtcagtgacccagtcttcaggagttaagaccccaggcagaggagggccaggtccctcttctcagagctcaggtagcaagaagtggagtaacaccaccaagaagccgaagaagaacaagttctggagtaagttgaaatctggtctgggattaggcggtggctcaagctcaggctcagatggtacagaatgcctaaggtgtgggaagccacacaagggagtgtgtcgggctgggactaatgcatgcttcagatgtggacaagagggacacatggctcgagagtgtcctagagcaccttttataggctagccccagcagacagcttctggtagtgtggcacagccagcagctccagccacaactcagggcggtggcagaggtagagggagaggggcagcctcttcttctggttcccgaggtgaaggtccattagctccagccaggatcttctccatgacacagcaggaggctaacacatccaacaccgtggtgtcaggtaatctcatcattgggtgttctgatgtgtatgcattaatggacccgggtgcatctcattcttttattgctccgagagccgttgagaggttgggtctgatggtctctgggttagagtgtcccctatgggtcagtggacccaagtgtgacccgtcagtggcagagtcagtctgtcagtacagtccagtttttgttgagggaagatgcctttctgccgaccttgtggttctagatttgacagattttgacatcattctagggatggattggctatctacccatggtgctaccttggactgcagagacaaggtagtcaggttcagagatcagaacgggtcagaggtcgtcttcagaggagacaagaggggtacacctagaggtctgatatcagctcttcaggctcgtaggttgcttaggaagggatgtcaggggtatttggctcatgtgagagagctagatagtcaagtcagggagccagcctcagtgccagttgtcagagaatttcatgatgtttttccagaggagcttccaggactaccacctgctagggagatagagtttgaaatcgaattgatgcctggaactagaccgatctctatttctccctacaggatggcaccagcagaattgaaggagcttaaggagcagttgcaagatctggtagataagggcttcatccgaccgagtacctcaccttgaggTGCTCCAGGGctttttgtgaaaaagaaggatggatccctcagactttgtatcgactacaggcagttgaacaaggtcactactaagaataagtacccattgccaaggatcgacgatctatttgaccagctagccagagcaggttgtttctccaaaataaatctgagatcggggtaccatcagctaaggataagagaggaagatgtgccaaagacagctttcaggaccagatatgggcattatgagttccttgtgatgccgttcgggttaactaatgcccctgcagcattcatgggtCTCATGAACatagtatttagccaatacctggatcactttattattgtcttcatagatgatatcttagtgtattccaggaatgcagaggagcatgcccatcatctgaggttagttctacagaccttgagggaacatggcttgtatgccaagttctccaagtgtgagttctggctgaggagcatctctttcttagggcatgtggtgtcagaaaacggaatagaggtggaccccaagaaagtgaaagctgtagctaactggcctagacccaccacagtaacagagatcaagagcttcttgggtttggcaggttactacaggaggttcgttcaggacttctccaagatagcagctcctatgaccagattgactaagaagaaccagaggttcgtgtggaccgaccagtgtgaagagagctttgaggagctcaagaagaggttgacttcagcaccagtgttagccctgccatctagtaatgaagacttctcagtgtattgtaatgcgtcccgtgtgggactgggttgtgtgctaatgcagaatgaaagggtgattgcttatgcttctaggcagctgaagaagcacgagtttaattaccctacacatgacctagagatggcagcggtaatctttgcactcaagatgtggaggcattacctttatggggtaaaatgtgagatcttcacagatcataagagcctgcagtacatcctgagtcagagggagctgaatttgagacagagaagatgggtagaactgcttagtgactatgattgcaaaatacagtaccatccgggtaaggtgaaCGTTGTGGcggatgccttaagccggaaatcacttggcagtttatcccacatatcagcagagaggaggccggtggtgaaggagttttacaagctcattaacgaaggtctacagttggagttgtttggtacaggtgctttgattgcctagatgagagtggcacccgtgtttctggagcaggtggctcagaaacagcatgaggacctagagttagtgaagattgccaggactgttcagtcaggcaaagatagtgagttcagattcgacagcaaggggatcctccgctatgggagcagactatgtgtaccagatgacatagggctaaagggagacattatgagagaggctcataatgcaagatacagcgttcaccccggagccaccaaaatgtatcaagatttgaagaaggtctattggtggccagctatgaagagagaagtggcacagttcgtgacagcctgcgaagtgtgtaacgaccccaaaatggaccgtcaccggtgctaggattcaggtcggcttaaggccgccagaacccgtagtaagcctgctatactctctgtgtacctgtaaaactcatacatgatcatacattttctgtgaaaataaaactcttttctgaaccaaggcttaacctgtgcatgcactatctctgtactctgtactctgtactctgtatgtaatacccggctagactctggtatcggaattcctaccgtccggtggaatctcgaatgtcggagacctctagaagggtaaaaccatgttttcatgaaatgttttaatgttttgatgattttaagtaaagaggaaatgagtttttgaataaaaacacccttggaggaaactcaggttcggccgccgaaactcaaagttcggccgccaaacatgcatgcatttcgggtgagccttaggcccccgaaggcataagtgagggaagcccaggttcggccgccgaacctcaagttcggtcgccgaacatggcatgcatgcggaggcacgttcggctcccgaatgtggcctggccaaccactataaaagagccccttagccgaaatgggcgagctttctccccattttcggccaaggtgagcccttccgccgttcctcaccaactttgagttctttccttcaaatctttcaccattttcactagttttcactttattttgaagattttcgagtttaaagagagttttggagctttgaggttcaagaactcaaatctctcccatctccgagctagggtcgtcttcctctcgatctacaagaggtaagggccgatcttgagctcactacatgtttttaacaagttttaagttgattcttaaagtagaaatgcatgtgtagggttttatgagtttttgggtttatgttggtttatggacaatgtatgttggatttgtgttgcttgatgtgttgtagttggggtttaaggtagtttgagacccctaggaacttgtatgcatgttttggttgagctaaatgcatgatggtatgagttggaggcatttgtgcatgtttgaaccaagtttctgccctttgggagaaaccaggttcggcagccgaaaggactttcggccgccgaaccctcttgtggaagcagccttcggctgccgaagcttgcccccgaaaggagactttcgtctctgtctaggagtttcggccgccgaaagtgccgttgaacatgcacgagtttcgcctctgtctgggagtttcggccgccgaaggtgccaccgaacctgcctgactttcagctctggagggactttcggccaccgaacctgccgccgaaagtgccctgtccagccttcctttgcatgtttttgcatgattgttttgaggtgttttagggggttttcgggggatgtttttagagttatgttctagttgtttggtccctcatttgagtccacctgtgtaggttcagacccgaggaaccgaggaccccagcagtgagttagctgcttcaatttttttcagagctagccaagaggtgagtagaataaacctttatgtttttaaagcaaatgaattatacagtcgagcatgttcatgcatcatgaatgccatgtgatgaattaggttgtttgcattagaattcacgaatatgatgcattgcatttatgatgtcgatgtggattggttattgaatgaccctttagtcctcatatggtatgatgatgttacggcatgatatagtatggaagtccaggttgtacccattctacgtccctagcactatgtaagagaaagtccaggttgtacccattctacgtccctggcacattggtatgtatgatatgttatgttaagagaaagaccggttgtacccattctatgtcccggcactttggaatgtagaggactattggtgacaataccatccgagatgtgatttgttgtgatgtgttgcattacatgatggcatgagattttaaatgttgatttctattattctgctcactgggctctagtagctcaccccttttccctaatcccccaggattgcaggtacgggctagacagagaagtcaagaagagtaatgaagtcttaagtatgtaatagttagagtgtggacatgacaaattgtataatgatgtatagatatgtaatgttataatattgaggttagaagtgtgcttgaccatagtatattgtaatccctttttaatacatgatcttaatgtttatagatgactatgtttagccaactcaacacatgttatgccacccattgggggcattgatgagatcccactgaggggtcaagtttatgattatgactatgttcagtgcatgcacatgttgagtttggtgtatgatagaatgtatgaaaggaaagttttaaatttttatgtatgttgttgatcatgtatgggatttaccaggttcacaggatgcatgttaggcttgctacgggtcccggcggccttaagccgacctggatcctagcgccggtagcggtccgattttcgggtcgttccagaatggtatcagagccctaggttcatatggtcggacctagagtgtcgggctcatagaggttatagaaggtcaagcacaataggaagatcatgtccactaggataggatgtggagtcctgtcttgcatgatgatgtgaaatgccatgattatatgcatgtgcattaatgctatgtgatgtatgtgatgagggttcatgtgtgcccacatgaaccatatgatgctaatgtttgcttgttatgtgctgcctttcagaaaacaggatgagaggaactcgtcgatcaacaagattgactggagtaccacctgaggatgagggcacgagtgcccgtcctcctacattgcctagggcaatgtctaataggtctaacagagaaagagcagtaagagaccctagaaggtctctggatctgggtaggagcaaatcagtgaggggaacagttcagggaggaatgtcagaagacatgggggatgatatggatgta
This is a stretch of genomic DNA from Manihot esculenta cultivar AM560-2 chromosome 2, M.esculenta_v8, whole genome shotgun sequence. It encodes these proteins:
- the LOC110605410 gene encoding embryogenesis-associated protein EMB8, which produces MAGASYAAFYPLFPFRRIPLSSHLIPAAHNGAATIQMADDKTPHPSLDVIGGGSVAFLPALKTLNRPYNPFPLVGQNPHFETIFASFLRVTPYVRYKRECIRTKDSGSIALDWVVGDSRRLPPDSPVLILLPGLTGGSEDSYVKHLLVKARSKGWRVVVFNSRGCGDSPVTTPQFYSASFLGDMREVVAVVTSRYPNAHIYAVGWSLGANILVNYLGEESLACPLAGAVSLCNPFDLVIADKDFRKGFNIVYDKALTRALCRIFQKHALLFEELDGEYDIPSVANAKSVRDFDQGLTRVSFGFKSVDDYYSNSSSSHAISDVCRPLLCIQAANDPIAPASGIPRDAIKVNPNCLLIVTPKGGHLGWVAGSEAPLGAPWTDPVVMDFLEYLEGVAPKSSRSVSPAGSVHDVKEV